The window TCAATTTCTGGATTCGGAGTAAGAATAGGATTCCCTGACCATCTTTTTAATTTCATTAGCCCTCCTTTTTTAATTTATAAGGTCAGATTTAAAATATTTAATTTTTCCCGCAAGATTTGTAATTTCATCAGGGTCATTTTCCATATCAAAAAGAAATAGGCAATCTCCATCATTTTCAAAAACCATTTTAAATTTTTCAGTTCTTATCATATACTGATGAAAACCAAATGCATAAATCTCACTCAAAGCAAAATTTTTCTTTTTCCCTTCAAATAAGTTCTCACCGACTACTCTTTTTGATTTTTCAAGCCCAAGACCTGAAAGAAGCGTAGGGAAAATATCAATTATTTCAACAATTTTATTAGCACTTTTTCTCAATTCATCATTTTTACCTGGCCACTTTATTATTAAAGGGATTTTTACACTCTGTTCATAAAATACACTTTTATAAAGAAGTCCATGGTCTCCAAGCATTTCTCCATGGTCAGACCAGAAAATTATTATAAGATTTTCAGGAGTTCGTTTTTCATAATATGTTTTTAAAATTTCTCCAATCCAGTAATCAACAAGAGAAATTTTACCATAATAAAGAGACCTTATTTTTTTTATTATTTCTTGACTTAAACCATTAAAAATTCTTTTCCATTGTTCTATTATTTTTTTCGTTTTTTCAGGCAGGTCAGCAGTTTCTATGATTTCTTCAACAGGTAGTGGCATATCTTCAGGAGAATACATTTCTGCATATTTTCCAGGTGGATCCCATGGTTCGTGAGGAGAAGGAAATCCAACAAAAAGACATAAAGGTTTTTCAAATGAGTAGTTTTTAATAAATTCG is drawn from bacterium and contains these coding sequences:
- a CDS encoding sulfatase-like hydrolase/transferase, whose translation is LYPHQHGMWENKGSLPPENETFFHHLQKNGWFVAHIGKAHFYEHKNFHMKTMEDYMRKRGIDYVHETTGPHATVTTDSYMTDYLKEKGLLEIFRNDYRNRNKFSTHPSPLKEEDYLDSYVGKKACEFIKNYSFEKPLCLFVGFPSPHEPWDPPGKYAEMYSPEDMPLPVEEIIETADLPEKTKKIIEQWKRIFNGLSQEIIKKIRSLYYGKISLVDYWIGEILKTYYEKRTPENLIIIFWSDHGEMLGDHGLLYKSVFYEQSVKIPLIIKWPGKNDELRKSANKIVEIIDIFPTLLSGLGLEKSKRVVGENLFEGKKKNFALSEIYAFGFHQYMIRTEKFKMVFENDGDCLFLFDMENDPDEITNLAGKIKYFKSDLIN